Genomic segment of Arachis hypogaea cultivar Tifrunner chromosome 11, arahy.Tifrunner.gnm2.J5K5, whole genome shotgun sequence:
TATCTTGATCGCTAGTTCATTGACtccatcttttcctttttttcctaACCTGTGAAAGGCTTCTTGTACAATGATAATATTGTCGTGAATGAGCCTCCCACCAACAAAAGCACTTTGTATTGGGGACACTATCTTGTCCAATATCTTCTGCAACCTTACCACAATCAGCCTAGATATTATCTTGTATATAAAATTACAACAACTTATAGGCCTTAGCTTATTAAGGTTTTTCGGATTATTTAtttttggaataagaacaagagtAGTCTCACTAATCTCCTCAGGCATAACGGCTtcctcaaaaaaatttttaacaactgCGCATACCTCTTCTTTCACAGTTTTCTAATGCTTTTGGTAGAACATCCCGTTGAGTCCATCTAGTCCTGGGGCCTTTAAACCTCCCAGACTAAATGCTGCAGCTCTTATTTCATCATCCCTTATATTTCCTAGGATCTCTTCATTCATCTCATTGGTTACCTTTCTCGGTATTTTCCTAATGCACTCCTGTAAACTTTCTCTCTTTTCAGAAGTAAACAACTTGGGAAAATGTTCTTCTGCCAGTTTTAAAATTTCATCACCCCCTTGGACCCATTGTCCTACTGAATTCTTTAACCTTTCTATTCTATTCCTATCTTTCCTCTGAATGGTAGTAGCGTGAAAAAATGTAGTATTCTTATCTCCCCATTTAAGCCATTTTAACCTTGATCGTTGCCCCCAGTATTTTTCTTCTTGCCTCCACATTTTTgaaattcttctttttatttgattaatctGTTGCTGTTTATTCTCTTCCAAACTTGAATTCTGTAGTTTTCTAAGCTCCTCCTTCATCTTCAAAATTTCCTTGTCAGCCCTTTTAAAAGTGGTCCTGCTCCATTTTCTCAATTCTTCCTTGCAATTCTTCATCCTTTGAATAATGTTGGTCCATGCAGTTCCTCTTATGATCTCTTTGTTCCATCCCTTATTAATAACATTGCAGCATTCCTCATGATCTTTCCGAAATGCCTCATACTTAAAATGCGTATTCGTTTTATTCCTCGGGCTAGTAGTCAGCATTAATGGACAATGATCCGAACTTATCGCTGGCAGGACTTCCAAAACAGCATGTTGAAACTTTTTCCTCCATTGCCAGTTTACTA
This window contains:
- the LOC140176122 gene encoding uncharacterized protein, which encodes MVLDLKGNKFTWFSNPRNGFITKERIDRVLVNWQWRKKFQHAVLEVLPAISSDHCPLMLTTSPRNKTNTHFKYEAFRKDHEECCNVINKGWNKEIIRGTAWTNIIQRMKNCKEELRKWSRTTFKRADKEILKMKEELRKLQNSSLEENKQQQINQIKRRISKMWRQEEKYWGQRSRLKWLKWGDKNTTFFHATTIQRKDRNRIERLKNSVGQWVQGGDEILKLAEEHFPKLFTSEKRESLQECIRKIPRKVTNEMNEEILGNIRDDEIRAAAFSLGGLKAPGLDGLNGMFYQKH